Genomic window (Magnetococcales bacterium):
ACCCCCCCTGGCAGAAACTGCTTGACAGTCAAGACAGTTGCTGGACCCCGTTTCAGTTGCTGAGTTCCCGGGCGCTCTCCCGATCCCATGGTTTGGGATCCTTGAGTCTGGTTTGCAAACGGTCAAAGTCGATCTGGATGCGGTTGGCTGCATCGAACTCTCCGGGAATCACCTCGCAGCGGCGTTGGATGTTTGTGATGGAGTCTGCATCAAACGGTTCCAGATGCGCCTGCCAGAAGAGATAGACAGGCCGGTCCGTGCGCCAGATCAGCATGGTGGTGGTGGACTGGGCCAAAAGGATGGTGTAGGCATCGGCCTGGGACCAGACCTTTTCAAACGGGGCGCGCTCCACCCGCACCTCCGGGCCAAACAACTCTTCGTGACCATTCCAGGTGCTCTCGGGGTGTACCTTGTAGATGACCCGATAGCCCCAGGCCAGCAGGGAATGGCATAGACGCACCTCAAAATCCAGGATGGGCAGCAGGGCCAGGTTGCCGCGCGGATTTTCCGGATTGCAGATGATACCCATCACCATGATGGTCTTGTTCGTTCCGGACCATGGGGGGGCCATGGGGGTAAAATCATCCTGCCTGTCTTCATGCAACCATCTGATGTCACATGTAAAAGTGAGGGGATGGCGTTCTGACGCCTCCCGCAGGCGCCGGGCCCGGACCGGGGTGCCGCAATGAAAGGTGTCCGCGTTGATCAAATCCACCAGAATGAGCATGTTGACGATGCGAAAGTGGTAATCGGCATGCTCGCTGGCATGGACCTTGCCGCCATTTTCCTTGCACGCCATGGCCAGCAGACCGGCACTGTAGGGAGAGAGGGAGCCCAAAAAACAATCCATGGGACGGCCACGGAAAATTTTCATCATATGGTTGAAATCTCTCAGGGCGCCCTCCAGTTGGGGGTGAATGAAGGTCGCAAGGAGAGGTTGCAAATCCTGCCGGGAGACCATCAGCCCATATTGGTTGCATAACCCCTCCAGGAAGGTGGATAAACCTTCCAATGCCGTCAGCACGGATTGGCTCTCTTCCCGGCTCAGGGGTTGGGAGCGCTCCATGAAGCTGTAGGGGTTGCGCACGCGCCACGTCCAAACGCACGGCACATCGTTCGGAATGCGGAGATTGTTGAGACAAACCAGCGGGCGCGGCAGATGCAACAGGTCGATCAACCGGAGCAACGCAATCTGGCCCAATCTGGCGACCGATTTTTTGAGGGGTGAACTCTTGTCGAAACGACTGAAAAGGAGGTTTCTGCCGTGTACCATGACTGGCGTGGAGCCGTGGTTGATCAGGCGAAGACCCGGGATGGCCGTTTTTTTCAGGCAATTTTGCGCGTGGCGGTAGTAGAGCCACGTGGCGACCCCGAGATAAAATCCTTTTTTCAAAAAAAGCGCCCGGTTTCCCGGCGTGGGACTTTCCAGAAACGTGACAGCCAAAAACCGGGAGAGCGACTGGATCAAATCGTGCAAAACCAGACTGCTGCCGGGCCAGGTAAAATCCCTGGTTCCCAAAACAGCCAGATCGACCTCGATGTTTTGATCTGGACCCAACAGAAATGCTTTGCTTTTCTCCATGTCAAGTCCTTTTTGGCTTGCGCAAATGACCAACGCATCGAGGTTCAGGGGGCTGGCGCCCCATCGCCGCAGGCAGGGGCTGAGGGTACCATCTCTGGACAGGAGCGGGCAATGGTTCGGTCGGGGCCAGGCAGGGCAATCGCATTTGGCATGGGTCTACCCGAGGCCATGACCGTTTTTTGGTATTGGGGTCCAGGGGGCTGGCTCCCTGGCAGGTTCAGGACGGAGTCCTGGCGGGGTTCGGGGCGAGGCCCTGACAAAGGCTTTCATTTCCAAGTTTTTATTGTCGACAATATGGGTGATTTGAGTTGACCATGTTCGCACGTGATGCCTGGATTGTCCAAGCCATGGGGTTGGGCCACCTTTTGGATGGCAACCATGACCCCGAGAATGCACCATGCATCGACCCGACCATGCCGGGCGGGTCGGGGTTGCTGGGCATTCCTGATCTCTCTTCTCTGCGTGAACAATTGCAGGCGCAAAAGGGGGACTCTCTCATGCTTCGTACTCCAAACAAGCCGGGAGATCGGCGCCCGCCCACGCCCTTGGTTGCGGTTTCTTATCCCAAAAGCGGCACGCACCTGTTGTCCGATATTTTGCAGTTGGTGACAGGCCAGGAGTTCTATTGGCCGGATCACTATCCATCCAATGCCATTTCCAGGGGTGTCCTGGATCAAATTCCCAGGGGTCATTTTCTCATCGGGCACTGGCATGCCAACGATCTTGATCTGTTTGAGGAGATGTTGAATCGTTCCTGCAAAGTGATTGTACAATACCGGGATCCGCGAGATCAGATCACCTCATTTTATCATTATTATACAAAAGTTGTCGCCACATCGAAAAACATGTTTGCCAGGATTTTGCTCGATGTCAGCACGGAAAAGGCTCTCAACAGACTTATCACAGGTGGAACCCTTGTAAAAGATGTTGAATTTCCATCCTTGCCTGTCAATCAAGTCGCCTGGCTGGAGCAGTGGAGGCGCATGTGCGTACTGTTTCACATACCAATTTGTTTTGTTTCCTATGAGGAGGTGGTCAACAACAAAGTTGATACCATTGGGAGAATCGCCCGTTTTCTGGATACACCCCTCTCCCGGGAACAGTGTGTCACCATTGCCCGTTTGACGCAATTCGATCAAACATCCGTGACTATAAGAAAAACTGCCGTCGCCAAAAACATCAAACGTAAAGGTATCGTCGGTGATTGGCAAAACAGCTTCACTCTGGTGAACAAGGTGGTTTTCAAGTCGGTTGCGCAGCAGATTTTAGAGTGTCTGGGTTACGAGAGCGACGATAACTGGTAGATAAGGCGTAACCGTTCAGTACCCCTTCCAGAAAAGCCTGGACATGAAAGCCTTTGTCAGGGCTTCGCCCCGAACCCCACCATGGCGCTGCCCTGGACAAAGCCAGGGAGCCAGCCCCCTGGACCCCAATTCGTTGCCGAGTACAGAATGGCTACCTTTTGGAGGGTGATCCACAAAATCGCCGTGCGGCGGCATGGGCCATCTTGCGGCGAAGGGGCGCGTTGGGTATGATGCGGCACATCCTGCTGACGGTCCAAAGGGGGAGGGACGTTTGGAAGGAAGATATCGCCAACAAGTCGCCTACTGGCTGTATGCCTGCTGCATCATGGTTTTGGCCATGGTGGTGATCGGCGGTGTCACCCGCCTGACCGGGTCGGGGCTCTCCATCGTGAACTGGGAGCCGGTGCGTCGTTGGTTGCCACCCACCTCCACTGCGGAGTGGCAGGCGATGTTCGATCTGTACCGGACCTCGCCGGAGTATCTGAAGGTTCATGCCACCACGATGGATCTGGCCGGGTTTCAAGGCATCTTCTGGCTGGAATATATTCACCGGTTGGTGGGCCGCATCGCCGGCATGGTGTTTTTGTTCCCCTTTCTCTTCTTCCTGTTGACCCGGCGCCTGCCTGGCACATTGGCTCCCCGTCTGATGGGAATTTTTTTGTTGGGCGGTGCGCAAGGCCTCCTTGGGTGGTACATGGTGAAGAGCGGCCTGGTCAACGACCCCAGCGTCAGCCCGTACCGTCTCACTGCCCACCTGATGTTGGCTTTTCTGATTCATGTCGCCCTGTTCTGGACCGCCCTGAGCCTGCACCTGGGAGTGACGACCGTGCCGCCCGCAACGACACGGGGCATGCGCCGTGCGGCCTGGGCGCTGACCGGGCTTATTGCCCTGACGGTCGCCTCGGGTGGCTTTGTGGCAGGACTTAAGGCCGGACACGCCTTCAATACCTTCCCCCTCATGGATGGACACTGGATACCCCCGGAATATGGGCAACTGGAACCGTTCTGGCACAACTTTTTTGAAAATATTGCCACAGTCCAGTGGGATCACCGCCTCCTGGCCGTCGTGACCTTGTGCAGTGTGCTGCTGTTCAGAGTGGCCGCGCTCCGCCACATCCTGCCTGCCAGGACACGCAATGGGTTGAATTTTCTCGTGGGAGTTGCCATGCTCCAGGTGGGGCTGGGGATAGCCACGCTCCTGCTGGAGGTTCCGCTCTTCCTGGCGGCGGGCCATCAGGGCAATGCCTTGATTTTGTTGACAGCAGCCCTGTTTGTCACGCATCAGTTGCACCATCCGGCTCCCATGCGCAACCCGATTTAACTTTGTCAGGGCTTCGCCCCGAACCCACCGGGACATCGTCCTGGATCTGCCAGGGAGCCAGCGCCCTGGATCCCGATTCGTTGGTTGGTGCTGAATGGTTGCTTGCTGTGAAGGACTCTATCGGGGTGTTGCCCCGAACCCCTTCCTTCTGGATCTTCACCCCGGTTTTTCGAGCGTCATCGCAAGCATCCTGGCGCACGGAGAGGACGGAAGGTAGACTGGACCGGTTCATTTTGGCACTCCTTCAAAAAAAGGGAACAGAAAGCGATGACCGCATCGAAGAAGCAGGCAGATGCCTACGAGGCCTGGCGCAAATCCGCAGAGAAAGCCATGAAAGGCAAGCCCGTCTCCTCCCTGGAGTGGAAAACTCCAGAGGGGTTGGTGGTGCGGCCCCTCTACACGGCAGCCGATCTGGAAAACATGAGCGACATGGAACCAGGCCCCGGTCTGGAACCCTTCATTCGCGGCCCCTATCCCACCATGTACACGGGCCGTCCCTGGACCATTCGCCAGTATGCCGGTTTTTCCACCGCCGAGGCGTCCAATGCCTTCTATCGCCGCGCCCTGGCAGCGGGCGGTCAAGGGGTTTCGGTCGCTTTCGACCTGGCCACCCACCGGGGTTATGACTCCGATCACCCCCGGGTGCGCGGCGATGTCGGCAAAGCCGGCGTGGCCGTGGACTCGGTCGAGGATATGAAAATCCTTTTCGACAGCATCCCCCTGGGTGACATATCGGTCTCCATGACCATGAACGGCGCCGTCCTTCCCATCCTTGCCGGCTATGTGGTTGCCGCCGAGGAGCAGGGGGTGGCCCAGAAGGATCTGAGCGGCACCATCCAGAACGATATCCTGAAAGAGTTCATGGTCCGCAACACCTACATCTATCCCCCGTCGCCCTCCATGCGCATCGTTGGGGATATCATCCAATATACCTCCCAACACATGCCCAGGTTCAACTCCATCTCCATCTCCGGCTACCACCTCCAGGAAGCGGGGGCCAACGCCGTGCTGGAGCTGGCCTACACCCTGGCCAACGGCAAGGCCTACATCCAGACCGCCGTGGACCGGGGCCAGGAAGTGGACAGCTTTGCCGGACGCCTGTCGTTCTTCTTCGGCATCGGCATGAACTTCTATCTGGAGATTGCCAAACTGCGGGCCGCCCGTCTGCTGTGGTCCCGGATCGTTGGCCAGTTCAACCCGAAGGACTCCCGCTCGAAGATTCTGCGTACCCACTGCCAGACCTCGGGTTGGTCCCTCACCTCCCAGGATCCGTACAACAACATCATCCGGACCACCATCGAGGCCATGGCGGCTGTTTTTGGGGGTACCCAGTCCCTGCACACCAACGCCTTGGACGAGGCCATTGCCCTTCCTTCGGAATTTTCCTCCCGCATCGCCCGCAACACCCAGGTGATCATCCAGGAAGAGACCCACATCTGTAGCGTCGCCGACCCCTGGGGTGGCTCCTATATGATGGAAAAGCTTACCCGCGAGCTTGCCGACGAAGCATGGAAAATTATCGAAGAGATCGAAAAGATGGGCGGCATGGTCAAGGCCATCGAGACCGGCATGCCCAACCGTCGCATCGAAGAGTCCGCCGCCGGTAAACAGGCTCGCATCGATCGGGGTCTGGATACCATCGTTGGCGTCAACAAATACAAACCCGCCACGGTCGAAAAGGTGGATGTGCTGAAGGTGGACAATGCCGCTGTTCGGCAATCCCAGATCCAGCGCCTGGAGAACATCCGCAAGACCCGCAACGAAAAGGATGTCCAGTCTGCCTTGGAGGCGCTGACCAACGCAGCCCACGACAACACCGGCAACCTGCTCGACTTGGCCATCAAGGCAACCCGCCTGCGTGCCACCGTCGGCGAGATCTCCATGGCCCTGGAGAAGGTCTACG
Coding sequences:
- a CDS encoding sulfotransferase domain-containing protein gives rise to the protein MFARDAWIVQAMGLGHLLDGNHDPENAPCIDPTMPGGSGLLGIPDLSSLREQLQAQKGDSLMLRTPNKPGDRRPPTPLVAVSYPKSGTHLLSDILQLVTGQEFYWPDHYPSNAISRGVLDQIPRGHFLIGHWHANDLDLFEEMLNRSCKVIVQYRDPRDQITSFYHYYTKVVATSKNMFARILLDVSTEKALNRLITGGTLVKDVEFPSLPVNQVAWLEQWRRMCVLFHIPICFVSYEEVVNNKVDTIGRIARFLDTPLSREQCVTIARLTQFDQTSVTIRKTAVAKNIKRKGIVGDWQNSFTLVNKVVFKSVAQQILECLGYESDDNW
- a CDS encoding COX15/CtaA family protein; the encoded protein is MGHLAAKGRVGYDAAHPADGPKGEGRLEGRYRQQVAYWLYACCIMVLAMVVIGGVTRLTGSGLSIVNWEPVRRWLPPTSTAEWQAMFDLYRTSPEYLKVHATTMDLAGFQGIFWLEYIHRLVGRIAGMVFLFPFLFFLLTRRLPGTLAPRLMGIFLLGGAQGLLGWYMVKSGLVNDPSVSPYRLTAHLMLAFLIHVALFWTALSLHLGVTTVPPATTRGMRRAAWALTGLIALTVASGGFVAGLKAGHAFNTFPLMDGHWIPPEYGQLEPFWHNFFENIATVQWDHRLLAVVTLCSVLLFRVAALRHILPARTRNGLNFLVGVAMLQVGLGIATLLLEVPLFLAAGHQGNALILLTAALFVTHQLHHPAPMRNPI
- the scpA gene encoding methylmalonyl-CoA mutase yields the protein MTASKKQADAYEAWRKSAEKAMKGKPVSSLEWKTPEGLVVRPLYTAADLENMSDMEPGPGLEPFIRGPYPTMYTGRPWTIRQYAGFSTAEASNAFYRRALAAGGQGVSVAFDLATHRGYDSDHPRVRGDVGKAGVAVDSVEDMKILFDSIPLGDISVSMTMNGAVLPILAGYVVAAEEQGVAQKDLSGTIQNDILKEFMVRNTYIYPPSPSMRIVGDIIQYTSQHMPRFNSISISGYHLQEAGANAVLELAYTLANGKAYIQTAVDRGQEVDSFAGRLSFFFGIGMNFYLEIAKLRAARLLWSRIVGQFNPKDSRSKILRTHCQTSGWSLTSQDPYNNIIRTTIEAMAAVFGGTQSLHTNALDEAIALPSEFSSRIARNTQVIIQEETHICSVADPWGGSYMMEKLTRELADEAWKIIEEIEKMGGMVKAIETGMPNRRIEESAAGKQARIDRGLDTIVGVNKYKPATVEKVDVLKVDNAAVRQSQIQRLENIRKTRNEKDVQSALEALTNAAHDNTGNLLDLAIKATRLRATVGEISMALEKVYGRHRAETHAVTGVYGKVWEANPQWDELTGKVRAFADKHGRRPRMLVVKMGQDGHDRGAKVIASAFADLGFDVDLGPLFQTPEEAAAQAVENDVHVVGVSSLAGAHETLVPELVQLLKSKGAGEIVVVVGGVIPEQDYPALFNAGAAAVFGPGTSIVVAAGKVIEAIENRTTPGAKA